The following proteins are encoded in a genomic region of Brachypodium distachyon strain Bd21 chromosome 1, Brachypodium_distachyon_v3.0, whole genome shotgun sequence:
- the LOC100839578 gene encoding leucine-rich repeat extensin-like protein 6 yields MAKMSPLSQPRPSLQLVLILLSLVVLPCLPQPLPSPSPSPAPPSLPLSPFNERLEAAYVAFQAWKHAIVEDPKNLTVDWCGPFVCNYTGVFCAPAPDDPCILTVAGVDLNHGRLAGSLTDHLGLLADVAVLHLNSNRFHGTLPASMQHMRLLYELDVSNNLLSGAFPSFLTSLPSLKYLDLRFNDFDGQLPDAVFGRELSLDALFANDNRFNVSLVSGSLTNSTASVIVLANTKLAGCLPPSIGDMADTLVELILLNTSISSCIPPEIGKLKKLKVLDLSRNDLAGELPESIGDMESLEVINVGYNLLSGQVPESICLLPRLKNLTLVGNYFCEEPVSCLHIPRRDDRMNCIPDWPHQRPHEECIAFEHRPPVHCAADGCILPTL; encoded by the coding sequence ATGGCAAAAATGTCACCCCTCTCGCAGCCAAGACCGTCTCTCCAACTCGTCCTGATCCTGCTGTCCCTCGTCGTCCTTCCATGCCTCCCCCAACCCCTCCCGTCCCCTTCGCCCTCCCCGGCGCCACCGTCGCTGCCGCTCTCGCCGTTCAACGAGCGTCTGGAAGCGGCGTACGTGGCGTTCCAGGCGTGGAAGCACGCCATCGTGGAGGACCCCAAGAACCTGACGGTCGACTGGTGCGGCCCCTTCGTGTGCAACTACACGGGCGTCTTCTGCGCGCCGGCTCCCGACGACCCCTGCATCCTGACCGTGGCCGGCGTGGACCTCAACCACGGCCGCCTGGCCGGCTCCCTGACCGACCACCTGGGCCTCCTGGCCGACGTGGCCGTGCTCCACCTCAACTCCAACCGCTTCCACGGCACGCTGCCGGCGTCCATGCAGCACATGCGGCTCCTCTACGAGCTGGACGTCAGCAACAACCTCCTGTCCGGCGCCTTCCCGTCCTTCCTCACCTCGCTCCCTTCCCTCAAGTACCTCGACCTACGGTTCAACGACTTCGACGGCCAGCTCCCAGACGCCGTCTTCGGCAGGGAGCTCAGCCTCGACGCGCTCTTCGCCAACGACAACCGCTTCAACGTGTCGCTGGTCTCCGGGAGCCTCACCAACTCCACGGCGTCCGTCATCGTGCTCGCCAACACGAAGCTCGCTGGTTGCCTGCCGCCAAGCATCGGCGACATGGCCGACACGCTCGTGGAGCTCATCCTGCTCAACACCAGCATCAGCTCCTGCATCCCGCCGGAGATCGGCAAGCTCAAGAAGCTCAAGGTGCTGGACCTTAGCCGCAACGACCTCGCCGGGGAGCTGCCGGAGAGCATCGGCGACATGGAGAGCCTGGAGGTGATCAACGTCGGGTATAACTTGCTGTCGGGTCAGGTGCCGGAGAGCATCTGCTTGCTGCCAAGGCTCAAGAACCTGACACTCGTGGGGAACTACTTCTGCGAGGAGCCCGTATCCTGCCTCCACATCCCACGGCGGGACGACCGGATGAACTGCATCCCCGACTGGCCGCACCAGCGCCCGCACGAGGAATGTATCGCCTTCGAGCATCGCCCGCCCGTGCACTGCGCCGCCGACGGCTGCATTCTGCCGACGTTGTGA
- the LOC100836525 gene encoding organic cation/carnitine transporter 7 isoform X1, with protein sequence MLLSSEDNPPPTTGLCIATSMDNAASMETYTTDDALSAMGFGKFQALVLVYAGMGWVAEAMEVMLLSFVGPLVREEWKISAQDESLLSSVVFFGMLIGACGWGFVSDKYGRRTGLLFSTLFTTGMGFLSALSPNYLCLMALRFLVGVGVGGGHVFSSWFLEFVPAQNRGTWMMVFSFFWTIGTVLEASLAWVVVTALSWRWLLALTALPCFLLLPFFGITPESPRYLCVQNRMSDATLVLERMAKANQSALPPGILTYQREETKVDHHAASSETDHLLPVREKECTDDDDAMSSKSGSVAALRSLLSRKLRRSTLLLWFVFYANSFAYYGLVLLTSQLSDANRSCASGMRHVKSENDANLYKDTFITSFAEVPGLIVSAVLVEWVGRKATMWCLMFICCCFLGPLVLHQNELLTTVFLFGARACAMGSFTVLCLYAPEVYPTSVRSTGVGIATAIGRIGGIVCPLVAVGMLRSCHQVEAIIVFEVVLCLAAVACMLFPVETKGREMN encoded by the exons ATGCTGCTTTCCTCCGAGGATAATCCACCCCCCACG ACTGGCCTGTGCATTGCTACATCAATGGACAACGCTGCTAGCATGGAAACATACACCACGGATGACGCTCTTTCAGCCATGGGATTTGGGAAATTCCAAGCACTTGTTCTTGTTTATGCAGGCATGGGTTGGGTTGCAGAAGCCATGGAGGTCATGCTATTGTCATTTGTTGGACCACTGGTGCGGGAGGAATGGAAAATCTCTGCCCAGGATGAGAGCCTACTATCAAGTGTAGTGTTTTTTGGCATGTTGATAGGAGCATGTGGTTGGGGTTTTGTTTCCGACAAATATGGGCGAAG gACTGGTTTACTGTTTTCAACTCTGTTTACTACTGGAATGGGTTTCCTGAGTGCTTTGTCTCCTAACTATTTATGCTTGATGGCTCTTCGATTTCTCGTTGGCGTAGGAGTGGGTGGTGGGCATGTGTTTTCATCTTGGTTTTTGGAGTTTGTCCCTGCACAAAATCGTGGCACTTGGATGAtggttttttcctttttttggaCAATTGGCACAGTATTGGAGGCTTCACTTGCATGG GTTGTCGTAACTGCACTGAGTTGGAGGTGGTTGCTAGCATTGACCGCCCTTCCATGCTTTCTCTTGCTTCCTTTCTTTGGAATTACACCCGAGTCTCCACGCTATCTTTGTGTACAAAATAGAATGTCTGATGCAACGCTTGTACTGGAGAGAATGGCTAAGGCAAACCAATCAGCTCTTCCTCCTGGAATTCTCACATACCAGCGAGAAGAAACCAAAGTTGATCATCATGCTGCTTCCTCTGAGACAGATCATCTTCTTCCAGTCAGAGAGAAGGAATGCacagatgatgatgatgccatGAGCTCCAAATCTGGTAGTGTTGCTGCATTACGCAGTCTATTGTCACGAAAATTGCGCAGATCAACTCTTCTTCTTTGGtttgttttctatgcaaaTTCCTTTGCTTATTATGGTCTAGTCTTGCTGACCTCACAACTGAGCGATGCAAATAGAAGCTGTGCATCTGGGATGAGACATGTGAAGAGTGAAAATGATGCCAACCTTTACAAAGATACATTTATTACTAGTTTTGCAG AGGTTCCTGGTCTAATTGTGTCTGCTGTTCTTGTTGAATGGGTTGGCCGAAAAGCGACAATGTGGTGCTTGATGTTCATCTGCTGCTGTTTCCTTGGACCACTTGTGCTTCATCAGAATGAGCTATTGACAACTGTCTTTTTATTCGGTGCCCGTGCTTGTGCCATGGGTAGCTTCACAGTTCTATGCTTATATGCCCCAGAG GTATATCCAACTTCAGTACGCTCGACTGGTGTTGGAATTGCTACTGCCATTGGTAGAATCGGCGGGATTGTCTGCCCCCTTGTAGCCGTTGGGATGCTGAGAAGCTGCCATCAAGTGGAAGCCATCATCGTGTTTGAGGTGGTGTTATGCCTTGCTGCAGTTGCTTGCATGCTCTTCCCTGTAGAGACCAAGGGCCGTGAAATGAACTAA
- the LOC100836525 gene encoding organic cation/carnitine transporter 7 isoform X2 — MGEGVGGGHVFSSWFLEFVPAQNRGTWMMVFSFFWTIGTVLEASLAWVVVTALSWRWLLALTALPCFLLLPFFGITPESPRYLCVQNRMSDATLVLERMAKANQSALPPGILTYQREETKVDHHAASSETDHLLPVREKECTDDDDAMSSKSGSVAALRSLLSRKLRRSTLLLWFVFYANSFAYYGLVLLTSQLSDANRSCASGMRHVKSENDANLYKDTFITSFAEVPGLIVSAVLVEWVGRKATMWCLMFICCCFLGPLVLHQNELLTTVFLFGARACAMGSFTVLCLYAPEVYPTSVRSTGVGIATAIGRIGGIVCPLVAVGMLRSCHQVEAIIVFEVVLCLAAVACMLFPVETKGREMN; from the exons ATGGGCGAAG GAGTGGGTGGTGGGCATGTGTTTTCATCTTGGTTTTTGGAGTTTGTCCCTGCACAAAATCGTGGCACTTGGATGAtggttttttcctttttttggaCAATTGGCACAGTATTGGAGGCTTCACTTGCATGG GTTGTCGTAACTGCACTGAGTTGGAGGTGGTTGCTAGCATTGACCGCCCTTCCATGCTTTCTCTTGCTTCCTTTCTTTGGAATTACACCCGAGTCTCCACGCTATCTTTGTGTACAAAATAGAATGTCTGATGCAACGCTTGTACTGGAGAGAATGGCTAAGGCAAACCAATCAGCTCTTCCTCCTGGAATTCTCACATACCAGCGAGAAGAAACCAAAGTTGATCATCATGCTGCTTCCTCTGAGACAGATCATCTTCTTCCAGTCAGAGAGAAGGAATGCacagatgatgatgatgccatGAGCTCCAAATCTGGTAGTGTTGCTGCATTACGCAGTCTATTGTCACGAAAATTGCGCAGATCAACTCTTCTTCTTTGGtttgttttctatgcaaaTTCCTTTGCTTATTATGGTCTAGTCTTGCTGACCTCACAACTGAGCGATGCAAATAGAAGCTGTGCATCTGGGATGAGACATGTGAAGAGTGAAAATGATGCCAACCTTTACAAAGATACATTTATTACTAGTTTTGCAG AGGTTCCTGGTCTAATTGTGTCTGCTGTTCTTGTTGAATGGGTTGGCCGAAAAGCGACAATGTGGTGCTTGATGTTCATCTGCTGCTGTTTCCTTGGACCACTTGTGCTTCATCAGAATGAGCTATTGACAACTGTCTTTTTATTCGGTGCCCGTGCTTGTGCCATGGGTAGCTTCACAGTTCTATGCTTATATGCCCCAGAG GTATATCCAACTTCAGTACGCTCGACTGGTGTTGGAATTGCTACTGCCATTGGTAGAATCGGCGGGATTGTCTGCCCCCTTGTAGCCGTTGGGATGCTGAGAAGCTGCCATCAAGTGGAAGCCATCATCGTGTTTGAGGTGGTGTTATGCCTTGCTGCAGTTGCTTGCATGCTCTTCCCTGTAGAGACCAAGGGCCGTGAAATGAACTAA